From the Saimiri boliviensis isolate mSaiBol1 chromosome X, mSaiBol1.pri, whole genome shotgun sequence genome, one window contains:
- the TLR8 gene encoding toll-like receptor 8 isoform X2, which produces MFLQSSVLICFFLLISGSYELFTEENYSRSYPCDEKKQNGSVIAECSNRRLHEVPQTVGKYVTELDLSDNFITHITNESFQGLQNLTKINLNHNPNVQHQDRNPGIQSNILNITDGAFLNLKNLRELLLEDNQLPQIPSGLPESLTELSLIQNNIYNITKEGISRLVHLESLYLAWNCYFDKVCNKTNIEDGVFETLTNLQVLSLSFNCLSHVPPKLPSSLRKLYLSNTQIKNISEEDFKGLTNLILLDLSGNCPRCFNAPFPCVPCHGGASINIHSFAFQNLTQLRYLNLSSTSLRKIDAAWFKNMPYLRVLDLEFNYLMKEIASGAFLTMLPRLEILDLSFNYEKGSYPQHINISKNFSKLLSLRALHLRGYVFQELRKEDFQPLMELQNLSTINLGINFIKQIDFTLFKNFPKLEVIYLSENRISPLVKDARQSYANGSSFQRHILKRRSTDFEFDPHSNFYHFTRPLIKPQCTAYGKALDLSLNSIFFIGPKQFENLPDIACLNLSENSNAQVLSGTEFSAVPHVKYLDLTNNRLDFDNASALTELSDLEVLDLSHNSHYFRIAGVTHHLEFIQNLTNLKVLNLSHNNIYTLTDKYNLESKSLVELVFSDNRLDILWNGDDNRYISIFKGLTNLTRLDLSYNKLKHIPNEAFLNLPASLTELHINNNILQFFNWTLLQQFPCLKLLDLRRNKLFFLTDSLSDFTSSLQTLLLSHNTISHLPSGFLSEVSSLAHIDLSYNQLKMINQSALETKTTTNLSILELHGNEFECTCDIGDFRRWMDKHLNVTIPRLVDVICASPGDQRGKSIVNLELTTCVSDVTAVILFLFTFFITTMVMLAALAHHLFYWDVWFIYNVCLAKVKGYRYLSTSQTFYDAYISYDTKDASVTDWVINELRYHLEESQDKNVLLCLEERDWDPGLAIIENLMQSINQSKKTVFVLTKKYAKSWNFKTAFYLALQRLMDENMDVIIFILLEPVLQHSQYLRLRQRICKSSILQWPDNPKAEGLFWQTLRNVVLTENDSRYNNMYVDSIKQY; this is translated from the coding sequence ATGTTCCTTCAGTCATCAGTGCTGATCTGCTTTTTCCTGCTAATATCTGGTTCCTATGAGTTATTCACTGAAGAAAATTATTCTAGAAGCTATCCTTGTgatgagaaaaagcaaaatggCTCTGTTATTGCAGAGTGCAGCAATCGTCGACTACATGAAGTTCCCCAAACGGTGGGCAAATATGTGACAGAACTAGACCTGTCTGATAATTTCATCACACACATAACGAATGAATCATTTCAAGGGCTGCAAAACCTCACTAAAATAAATCTAAACCACAACCCCAATGTTCAGCACCAGGACAGAAATCCTGGTATACAGTCGAATATCTTGAATATCACAGATGGGGCATTCCTCAACCTAAAAAACCTAAGGGAATTACTGCTTGAAGACAACCAATTACCCCAAATACCCTCTGGTTTGCCAGAGTCTTTGACAGAACTTAGTCTAATTCAAAACAATATATACAACATAACCAAAGAGGGCATTTCGAGACTTGTACACTTGGAAAGTCTCTATTTGGCCTGGAACTGCTATTTTGACAAAGTTTGTAATAAAACTAACATAGAAGATGGGGTATTTGAAACGTTGACAAATTTGCAGGTGCTATCACTATCTTTCAATTGTCTTTCCCATGTGCCACCCAAACTGCCAAGCTCCCTACGCAAACTTTATTTGAGCAACACGCAGATCAAAAACATTAGTGAAGAAGATTTCAAGGGACTGACAAATTTGATATTACTGGATTTAAGCGGGAACTGTCCGAGGTGCTTCAATGCCCCATTTCCATGCGTACCTTGTCATGGAGGCGCTTCAATTAATATACATAGTTTTGCCTTTCAAAACTTGACTCAACTTCGATACCTAAACCTGTCTAGCACTTCCCTCAGGAAGATTGATGCTGCCTGGTTTAAAAATATGCCTTATCTGAGGGTGCTGGATCTTGAATTCAActatttaatgaaagaaatagcCTCCGGGGCGTTTTTAACGATGCTGCCCCGCTTAGAAATACTTGACTTGTCTTTTAACTATGAAAAGGGGAGTTATCCACAGCACATTAATATTTCCAAAAACTTCTCTAAACTTTTGTCTCTACGGGCATTGCATTTAAGAGGTTATGTGTTCCAGGAACTCAGAAAAGAAGACTTCCAGCCCCTGATGGAGCTTCAAAACTTATCGACTATCAACTTGGGTATTAATTTTATTAAGCAAATCGATTTCACCCTTTTCAAAAATTTCCCCAAACTGGAAGTCATTTACTTGTCAGAAAACAGAATATCACCATTGGTAAAAGATGCCAGGCAGAGTTATGCAAATGGTTCCTCTTTTCAACGTCACATCCTGAAGCGACGCTCTACAGATTTTGAGTTTGACCCACATTCGAATTTTTATCATTTCACTCGACCTTTAATAAAGCCACAATGTACTGCTTATGGCAAAGCCTTAGATTTAAGCCTCAACTCTATTTTCTTCATTGGGCCAAAGCAATTTGAAAATCTTCCTGACATTGCCTGTTTAAATCTGTCTGAAAATAGCAATGCTCAAGTGTTAAGTGGAACCGAATTTTCAGCCGTGCCTCACGTCAAGTATTTGGATTTGACAAACAATAGACTAGACTTCGATAATGCTAGCGCTCTTACTGAACTGTCTGACTTGGAAGTTCTAGATCTCAGTCATAATTCACACTATTTCCGAATAGCAGGGGTAACACATCATCTAGAATTTATTCAAAATCTTACAAATCTAAAAGTTTTAAACTTGAGCCACAACAACATTTATACTTTAACGGATAAGTACAACCTGGAAAGCAAGTCCCTGGTAGAATTAGTTTTCAGTGACAATCGCCTTGACATTTTGTGGAATGGTGATGATAACAGGTATATCTCCATTTTCAAAGGTCTCACGAATCTGACACGGCTTGATTTATCCTATAATAAGCTCAAGCATATCCCGAATGAAGCATTCCTTAATTTGCCAGCGAGTCTCACCgaattacatataaataataatatattacagTTTTTTAACTGGACATTACTCCAGCAGTTTCCTTGTCTCAAGTTGCTTGACTTACGTAgaaacaaattattctttttaactgATAGCCTATCTGATTTTACATCTTCCCTTCAGACACTGCTGCTGAGTCATAACACGATTTCCCACCTGCCCTCTGGCTTTCTTTCTGAAGTCAGTAGTCTGGCACACATCGATTTAAGTTACAACCAGCTAAAAATGATCAACCAATCTGCACTTGAAACTAAGACCACcaccaatttatctattttggaaCTACACGGAAACGAGTTTGAATGCACCTGTGACATAGGAGATTTCCGAAGATGGATGGATAAACATCTGAATGTCACAATTCCCAGGCTGGTAGATGTCATTTGTGCCAGTCCTGGGGATCAAAGAGGGAAGAGTATTGTGAATCTGGAGCTAACAACTTGTGTTTCAGATGTCACTGCAGTGATATTATTTCTCTTCACCTTCTTTATAACCACCATGGTTATGTTAGCTGCCCTGGCTCACCATTTATTTTATTGGGATGTTTGGTTTATCTATAATGTGTGTTTAGCTAAGGTAAAAGGCTACAGGTATCTTTCCACATCCCAAACTTTCTATGATGCTTACATTTCTTATGACACCAAAGATGCCTCTGTTACTGACTGGGTGATAAATGAGCTGCGCTACCACCTGGAAGAGAGTCAAGACAAAAACGTTCTCCTTTGTCTAGAGGAGAGGGATTGGGACCCGGGACTGGCCATCATCGAAAACCTCATGCAGAGCATCAATCAAAGCAAGAAAACAGtatttgttttaacaaaaaaatatgcaaaaagctGGAACTTTAAAACAGCGTTTTACTTGGCTTTGCAGAGGCTAATGGATGAGAACATGGATGTGATTATATTTATCCTGCTGGAGCCAGTGTTACAGCATTCTCAATATTTGAGGCTCCGGCAGCGGATCTGTAAGAGCTCCATCCTCCAGTGGCCTGACAACCCAAAGGCAGAAGGCTTGTTTTGGCAAACTCTAAGAAATGTGGTCTTAACTGAAAATGATTCACGGTATAATAATATGTATGTTGATTCTATTAAGCAATACTAA
- the TLR8 gene encoding toll-like receptor 8 isoform X1: MENMFLQSSVLICFFLLISGSYELFTEENYSRSYPCDEKKQNGSVIAECSNRRLHEVPQTVGKYVTELDLSDNFITHITNESFQGLQNLTKINLNHNPNVQHQDRNPGIQSNILNITDGAFLNLKNLRELLLEDNQLPQIPSGLPESLTELSLIQNNIYNITKEGISRLVHLESLYLAWNCYFDKVCNKTNIEDGVFETLTNLQVLSLSFNCLSHVPPKLPSSLRKLYLSNTQIKNISEEDFKGLTNLILLDLSGNCPRCFNAPFPCVPCHGGASINIHSFAFQNLTQLRYLNLSSTSLRKIDAAWFKNMPYLRVLDLEFNYLMKEIASGAFLTMLPRLEILDLSFNYEKGSYPQHINISKNFSKLLSLRALHLRGYVFQELRKEDFQPLMELQNLSTINLGINFIKQIDFTLFKNFPKLEVIYLSENRISPLVKDARQSYANGSSFQRHILKRRSTDFEFDPHSNFYHFTRPLIKPQCTAYGKALDLSLNSIFFIGPKQFENLPDIACLNLSENSNAQVLSGTEFSAVPHVKYLDLTNNRLDFDNASALTELSDLEVLDLSHNSHYFRIAGVTHHLEFIQNLTNLKVLNLSHNNIYTLTDKYNLESKSLVELVFSDNRLDILWNGDDNRYISIFKGLTNLTRLDLSYNKLKHIPNEAFLNLPASLTELHINNNILQFFNWTLLQQFPCLKLLDLRRNKLFFLTDSLSDFTSSLQTLLLSHNTISHLPSGFLSEVSSLAHIDLSYNQLKMINQSALETKTTTNLSILELHGNEFECTCDIGDFRRWMDKHLNVTIPRLVDVICASPGDQRGKSIVNLELTTCVSDVTAVILFLFTFFITTMVMLAALAHHLFYWDVWFIYNVCLAKVKGYRYLSTSQTFYDAYISYDTKDASVTDWVINELRYHLEESQDKNVLLCLEERDWDPGLAIIENLMQSINQSKKTVFVLTKKYAKSWNFKTAFYLALQRLMDENMDVIIFILLEPVLQHSQYLRLRQRICKSSILQWPDNPKAEGLFWQTLRNVVLTENDSRYNNMYVDSIKQY, encoded by the coding sequence gaAAACATGTTCCTTCAGTCATCAGTGCTGATCTGCTTTTTCCTGCTAATATCTGGTTCCTATGAGTTATTCACTGAAGAAAATTATTCTAGAAGCTATCCTTGTgatgagaaaaagcaaaatggCTCTGTTATTGCAGAGTGCAGCAATCGTCGACTACATGAAGTTCCCCAAACGGTGGGCAAATATGTGACAGAACTAGACCTGTCTGATAATTTCATCACACACATAACGAATGAATCATTTCAAGGGCTGCAAAACCTCACTAAAATAAATCTAAACCACAACCCCAATGTTCAGCACCAGGACAGAAATCCTGGTATACAGTCGAATATCTTGAATATCACAGATGGGGCATTCCTCAACCTAAAAAACCTAAGGGAATTACTGCTTGAAGACAACCAATTACCCCAAATACCCTCTGGTTTGCCAGAGTCTTTGACAGAACTTAGTCTAATTCAAAACAATATATACAACATAACCAAAGAGGGCATTTCGAGACTTGTACACTTGGAAAGTCTCTATTTGGCCTGGAACTGCTATTTTGACAAAGTTTGTAATAAAACTAACATAGAAGATGGGGTATTTGAAACGTTGACAAATTTGCAGGTGCTATCACTATCTTTCAATTGTCTTTCCCATGTGCCACCCAAACTGCCAAGCTCCCTACGCAAACTTTATTTGAGCAACACGCAGATCAAAAACATTAGTGAAGAAGATTTCAAGGGACTGACAAATTTGATATTACTGGATTTAAGCGGGAACTGTCCGAGGTGCTTCAATGCCCCATTTCCATGCGTACCTTGTCATGGAGGCGCTTCAATTAATATACATAGTTTTGCCTTTCAAAACTTGACTCAACTTCGATACCTAAACCTGTCTAGCACTTCCCTCAGGAAGATTGATGCTGCCTGGTTTAAAAATATGCCTTATCTGAGGGTGCTGGATCTTGAATTCAActatttaatgaaagaaatagcCTCCGGGGCGTTTTTAACGATGCTGCCCCGCTTAGAAATACTTGACTTGTCTTTTAACTATGAAAAGGGGAGTTATCCACAGCACATTAATATTTCCAAAAACTTCTCTAAACTTTTGTCTCTACGGGCATTGCATTTAAGAGGTTATGTGTTCCAGGAACTCAGAAAAGAAGACTTCCAGCCCCTGATGGAGCTTCAAAACTTATCGACTATCAACTTGGGTATTAATTTTATTAAGCAAATCGATTTCACCCTTTTCAAAAATTTCCCCAAACTGGAAGTCATTTACTTGTCAGAAAACAGAATATCACCATTGGTAAAAGATGCCAGGCAGAGTTATGCAAATGGTTCCTCTTTTCAACGTCACATCCTGAAGCGACGCTCTACAGATTTTGAGTTTGACCCACATTCGAATTTTTATCATTTCACTCGACCTTTAATAAAGCCACAATGTACTGCTTATGGCAAAGCCTTAGATTTAAGCCTCAACTCTATTTTCTTCATTGGGCCAAAGCAATTTGAAAATCTTCCTGACATTGCCTGTTTAAATCTGTCTGAAAATAGCAATGCTCAAGTGTTAAGTGGAACCGAATTTTCAGCCGTGCCTCACGTCAAGTATTTGGATTTGACAAACAATAGACTAGACTTCGATAATGCTAGCGCTCTTACTGAACTGTCTGACTTGGAAGTTCTAGATCTCAGTCATAATTCACACTATTTCCGAATAGCAGGGGTAACACATCATCTAGAATTTATTCAAAATCTTACAAATCTAAAAGTTTTAAACTTGAGCCACAACAACATTTATACTTTAACGGATAAGTACAACCTGGAAAGCAAGTCCCTGGTAGAATTAGTTTTCAGTGACAATCGCCTTGACATTTTGTGGAATGGTGATGATAACAGGTATATCTCCATTTTCAAAGGTCTCACGAATCTGACACGGCTTGATTTATCCTATAATAAGCTCAAGCATATCCCGAATGAAGCATTCCTTAATTTGCCAGCGAGTCTCACCgaattacatataaataataatatattacagTTTTTTAACTGGACATTACTCCAGCAGTTTCCTTGTCTCAAGTTGCTTGACTTACGTAgaaacaaattattctttttaactgATAGCCTATCTGATTTTACATCTTCCCTTCAGACACTGCTGCTGAGTCATAACACGATTTCCCACCTGCCCTCTGGCTTTCTTTCTGAAGTCAGTAGTCTGGCACACATCGATTTAAGTTACAACCAGCTAAAAATGATCAACCAATCTGCACTTGAAACTAAGACCACcaccaatttatctattttggaaCTACACGGAAACGAGTTTGAATGCACCTGTGACATAGGAGATTTCCGAAGATGGATGGATAAACATCTGAATGTCACAATTCCCAGGCTGGTAGATGTCATTTGTGCCAGTCCTGGGGATCAAAGAGGGAAGAGTATTGTGAATCTGGAGCTAACAACTTGTGTTTCAGATGTCACTGCAGTGATATTATTTCTCTTCACCTTCTTTATAACCACCATGGTTATGTTAGCTGCCCTGGCTCACCATTTATTTTATTGGGATGTTTGGTTTATCTATAATGTGTGTTTAGCTAAGGTAAAAGGCTACAGGTATCTTTCCACATCCCAAACTTTCTATGATGCTTACATTTCTTATGACACCAAAGATGCCTCTGTTACTGACTGGGTGATAAATGAGCTGCGCTACCACCTGGAAGAGAGTCAAGACAAAAACGTTCTCCTTTGTCTAGAGGAGAGGGATTGGGACCCGGGACTGGCCATCATCGAAAACCTCATGCAGAGCATCAATCAAAGCAAGAAAACAGtatttgttttaacaaaaaaatatgcaaaaagctGGAACTTTAAAACAGCGTTTTACTTGGCTTTGCAGAGGCTAATGGATGAGAACATGGATGTGATTATATTTATCCTGCTGGAGCCAGTGTTACAGCATTCTCAATATTTGAGGCTCCGGCAGCGGATCTGTAAGAGCTCCATCCTCCAGTGGCCTGACAACCCAAAGGCAGAAGGCTTGTTTTGGCAAACTCTAAGAAATGTGGTCTTAACTGAAAATGATTCACGGTATAATAATATGTATGTTGATTCTATTAAGCAATACTAA